From a region of the Nitrospira sp. genome:
- a CDS encoding DUF4157 domain-containing protein, with product MTSFSAKTSRAETHRSKSAETKQTADGRSQESVMSSLPFFGALVQRKASCPCGGRCPACQAKTSDLNVSQPNDPAEIEADAVADRVMRMPVGNAQPVARGEHSDHANHRKCDACETEEQEGIAGPVMRKETCASAMPDPPPGDIPPSIEGVVNSGGQPLDFGTRRFFEPRIGYDLSSVRVFTDPAAGQSAQSIQARAYTLGNNIVFGNGEYSPDSGSGKHLLAHELAHVAQQGKGTGTLELQRQSAPGGGSTTAPATATTFGASCSGGATDPCQQSRCTTPIADINADLSRAIAYVDSAIAALGTTPLTAGTRRSLDWYFNSQTDETAATVLARLTCTRNELQDTLTNSRFGCHPDDPFMAYVCTSQISPCQSIRTNVCLTNKYFGKSDRVRAEALIHECAHRAGLSTGSDPHLYDVNWAFMFMDTADSLRNADSYALFATSVTEGVRTTIYGFPYLVGLSGGAKAPGVDASTWQARLYLGTEFQNPVLGLFNPTIGIGLSMIGETTTGGTSPVTSSESFLGSLVVGFRLMDARPGSAGGGYVSFFGGPALAIGGGSTGGGPNLKLGAEAGVGIGYRWRWLDVSAGVNYAYDPTREAGMEHLFIPNVSITFAPFGFTQSPSSH from the coding sequence GTGACAAGTTTTTCCGCTAAAACCAGCCGTGCCGAAACCCACCGCTCGAAATCGGCCGAAACGAAGCAGACAGCCGATGGCAGGTCGCAAGAATCGGTGATGAGTTCTCTGCCGTTCTTTGGGGCTCTGGTACAGCGTAAAGCGTCCTGCCCCTGCGGCGGCAGGTGCCCGGCCTGCCAGGCAAAAACGAGTGACCTCAACGTTTCCCAACCCAACGATCCCGCAGAGATCGAAGCCGATGCCGTTGCGGATCGAGTCATGAGGATGCCGGTTGGGAATGCACAGCCTGTGGCAAGGGGTGAGCATTCCGATCATGCCAATCATCGAAAATGCGACGCGTGTGAAACAGAGGAACAGGAAGGGATTGCTGGACCGGTCATGCGCAAAGAAACGTGTGCCTCCGCTATGCCCGATCCGCCGCCGGGCGATATTCCACCATCGATCGAGGGCGTCGTGAATTCCGGTGGGCAGCCATTGGATTTCGGGACACGCCGTTTTTTTGAGCCGCGCATTGGCTACGATCTCAGTTCAGTCCGCGTCTTTACTGATCCTGCCGCCGGACAATCGGCTCAGTCGATACAGGCCCGTGCCTACACACTCGGGAACAACATTGTCTTCGGCAACGGGGAATACAGCCCAGATAGTGGAAGCGGAAAACATCTGCTGGCGCACGAACTCGCCCACGTTGCACAGCAGGGTAAGGGAACCGGAACCCTTGAATTACAACGACAGTCGGCTCCAGGCGGCGGTTCGACGACTGCGCCGGCTACCGCTACAACGTTTGGAGCCAGCTGTTCAGGTGGGGCGACCGATCCTTGTCAGCAAAGCCGATGCACGACTCCGATCGCCGATATCAATGCCGATCTCTCGCGAGCAATCGCCTATGTGGATAGTGCGATTGCTGCCTTGGGTACCACTCCACTCACTGCTGGGACCCGAAGATCCCTGGACTGGTATTTCAACAGCCAGACGGACGAAACAGCTGCCACTGTTCTTGCGCGGCTCACCTGCACCAGAAATGAACTTCAGGATACCCTGACGAATAGTCGGTTCGGTTGCCATCCGGATGACCCCTTTATGGCGTACGTTTGCACTTCTCAGATAAGTCCCTGTCAATCGATTCGTACGAACGTATGTCTCACCAATAAGTATTTTGGTAAGTCCGATCGAGTCCGCGCTGAAGCGTTGATACATGAATGCGCCCATCGAGCAGGATTATCGACCGGTAGCGATCCGCATCTGTATGATGTTAATTGGGCATTCATGTTCATGGATACGGCGGATTCTCTCAGGAACGCCGATTCATATGCCTTGTTCGCCACCTCTGTAACGGAAGGGGTCAGGACGACGATCTATGGGTTCCCTTATCTGGTCGGTTTGTCTGGAGGCGCTAAGGCTCCCGGTGTTGATGCGTCCACCTGGCAAGCCAGACTATATTTGGGAACAGAGTTCCAGAATCCGGTTCTCGGACTATTTAATCCGACTATTGGAATTGGGCTGTCGATGATCGGCGAAACGACGACCGGAGGTACGTCACCTGTCACATCGTCGGAATCATTTCTCGGATCGCTCGTAGTGGGATTTCGACTGATGGATGCACGTCCTGGTTCGGCTGGTGGTGGATATGTTTCATTCTTTGGAGGTCCGGCCCTTGCCATTGGTGGCGGCAGCACGGGAGGAGGCCCAAACCTGAAACTGGGCGCAGAAGCAGGCGTCGGAATAGGGTATCGTTGGCGCTGGCTCGATGTGTCAGCCGGTGTCAATTATGCCTACGATCCAACGCGTGAGGCAGGGATGGAGCATTTGTTTATTCCGAATGTGTCGATCACCTTTGCACCATTTGGATTTACTCAATCGCCCTCAAGTCATTGA
- a CDS encoding DUF4157 domain-containing protein: MPVLQRTEADGEQPKEEGSRCPSWRADPESISKRAGEFYARNHLTPPSQAAVERIQCEPPIANGNYGCYVYFSDGLVLRVIVRETDIVVGTGPGPFTTEHPPPATPLCFYEYSCPEGELVLTVKKCQSAKPSGSSGPPLVAQRAASSGATAPRTAPSIAYDVLNSSGQQLDSATRAFFEPRFGYDLSHVRVHSDPLADQSARDVNAQAYTVGSHIVFEAGRLSPGTMEGRRLLAHELTHVMQQGHTGPGQLQRQVGARPTSENVWGFWVTRSMCGCRQQVRDGITSANMVGTAYAACDVPANRTNVAVEACVRTALPGTTVAGSTSSSGAMTLPPPSSDPCQQIDDRTTFVHETMHARHTDVIAQAQGPAFFREWRRLAGDPNRLNTLRATFPAEVAAFEAAWNDGHDWALDEVNSYRWERRFLEDVRAALGRIC; encoded by the coding sequence ATGCCGGTTCTTCAGCGGACGGAGGCCGACGGCGAGCAGCCCAAAGAGGAAGGGAGCCGTTGTCCAAGTTGGCGTGCCGATCCAGAGAGCATCAGCAAGCGAGCCGGGGAGTTTTATGCGCGGAATCATTTGACGCCTCCGTCACAAGCGGCCGTGGAGCGGATCCAGTGCGAGCCGCCGATTGCCAACGGCAACTATGGCTGTTATGTGTATTTCAGCGATGGACTGGTGCTCCGCGTGATCGTGCGCGAGACGGATATCGTGGTTGGGACAGGTCCCGGACCGTTCACGACAGAACATCCCCCGCCGGCCACCCCGTTGTGTTTCTACGAATACTCCTGCCCAGAGGGTGAGTTGGTGTTAACGGTCAAAAAATGCCAGAGCGCAAAACCGAGCGGTTCGTCTGGACCGCCACTTGTTGCGCAACGAGCGGCCTCGTCTGGTGCAACGGCGCCTCGGACCGCGCCGTCGATCGCGTACGACGTGTTGAACTCGTCGGGGCAACAGCTGGACTCCGCCACACGCGCCTTCTTCGAACCGCGTTTTGGCTACGATCTTTCGCACGTGCGCGTCCATTCTGACCCGCTGGCAGACCAATCGGCGCGAGATGTGAACGCTCAGGCCTATACGGTCGGATCGCACATTGTTTTTGAGGCTGGTCGGCTCTCACCTGGGACAATGGAAGGCAGACGGTTGCTGGCGCATGAGCTCACGCATGTCATGCAGCAAGGGCATACCGGACCGGGACAATTGCAACGACAGGTTGGTGCGCGACCAACAAGCGAAAATGTATGGGGATTTTGGGTAACGAGATCGATGTGTGGATGTCGTCAACAGGTGCGGGATGGGATTACCTCGGCGAATATGGTCGGCACGGCGTATGCTGCCTGTGATGTACCTGCCAATCGAACGAATGTTGCTGTGGAAGCATGTGTTCGTACTGCGCTGCCTGGGACAACGGTAGCAGGATCTACCAGCTCAAGCGGTGCGATGACGTTGCCTCCTCCTTCCAGTGATCCTTGTCAGCAGATAGATGATCGAACCACCTTTGTCCATGAGACTATGCATGCCAGACATACGGATGTCATTGCACAGGCGCAAGGCCCGGCCTTTTTTCGTGAATGGAGGCGGCTGGCGGGTGATCCAAATCGATTGAACACCTTGCGTGCCACATTTCCGGCAGAAGTGGCGGCTTTTGAGGCAGCGTGGAACGACGGGCATGATTGGGCTCTGGATGAAGTCAACTCTTATCGCTGGGAGAGACGGTTCTTAGAGGACGTGCGTGCGGCATTAGGTCGGATATGTTGA
- a CDS encoding multicopper oxidase domain-containing protein: MTASTKRMWPGIWGLAASLVLAGVLPASAIMSHDAHVAADPQTDVATPVSAQAGPVLMDKMSKAVEQIERQVQTKGPFQGAGSHAMQQGVLLVAEDPDKVKVTQGMRCPAHAPVRKYDVTAMNIEITVNRFGDFYPGYMYALTENVAGVREEETKNRAARESEDETFSEGAVSNGLQGDLIQPLVIRANQGDCLRITLRNQIEGEPTNMIINGSQMLVASTGRPATANNPDALVATGKTGEFEWYVPTDLQEGGRAFHSHASREQYSLGLLGSLVIEQRGARYLSPFTGEEMTSGWEAMIDLEKGSDFREFVIFYHEAGDETFRLLNRKGDMLPQRDAHTDTYRPAARLLNYRSEPHGTRLELQAHLVGFADESQGYGSYSFGDPATTIPRSYLGDPAKYRMVGGSEIVHSHHLHGGSIRWARQPGTSKLDPTLSKNGPVKFPMINDTSDRLDVQSIGPSEIYDEVIEGGSGGLQALAGEFVFHCHIPQHYVTGMWGFWRVYNTLQTPGFQTDVMKPLVELPDRKGKIKPAVSSDKLVGTTVDWYGGKKYEITKDKTDWKSNPVKVSIKDWVEYMLPPQGLPGKTEDQTKQAKAHDATVINWKWEGNLALNEPETPHRWADYASPTPLKRPPVTFDPQTGKLAFPWLRPHLGKRPPFAPNHGGAPWLEPFHVREDGTKSTEPARPGEQGPWSLCPENSPRKFYTTHSIILPITLKPATPKSPAIVDPIGMIYVLHEEEAEVRKNPAKQVPLVIRGNVYDCVDVIFKNEIPDDARTGWANKINLHPHFFQFDTSASDGPTIGFSYDMSLRAFTMLKDPEPEKGMPLPANTVLTADSKAGARSITVADPSKFHLNTELGVGMDDPKYFEVVRIKAINGKTITFDAPLKYGHKKNDIASVEFIRERWYVDADLGTVYWHDHVFGTDTWGHGLFSAFITEPPRSTYHDPVTGKEIRSGPVADIHTLEPVSAHIRGSFREVMMHIMDSNARSAELILTDNPQAKMNVVTVDGPPSHQFPERINKSSMWFLNGGEATTGSGYSMRVEPLSVRLANNPDPSKLFVSGIHGDPGTPLLRAYLGDPILVRALVGSANEVHTWHVTGHWFPMERYGTTAMPRSTIHLAIGERYDPAIPAAGGPQKQAGDYLYYSGRASHFAEGSWGIFRVFDEMQGDLKPLPGREQIQKSAPSVCPADAPVKTFNVSAIDQQLRYHDGAPGVMEVDLERKMVFGNEQGKMYVLDGDRGRVKAGELKPSPLTLHVNVGDCMKINLKNEMAKERAGFHVDMMAFNPKDSFGANVGNNPGDQTVGPGESKTYTYYAHPEYGELAALIQDWGNVVENPRNGLFGSIIVGPKGSRYRDPVTGDDVTMKSSWRTDVLVDRTLPGNENRKNYRDFSLMFQDEDNIVGVSFMPYIQQVAGITAVNYRSEPTAWRIEKGCEVAEVFSCVKAGDTPSTPLLQAHVGDPVAIHVLGAFSEQVQLFTVDGHEWPHEPYMQGADQVSTMEFGGSEVINAYLTGGAGGPNKIVGDYLWKNQRPAHANAGQWGMFKVLPVDDQRIKPLMPQIPPAKTAEQLLGEGKASPTSLNGQ; encoded by the coding sequence ATGACTGCTTCAACGAAAAGGATGTGGCCGGGAATATGGGGGTTGGCAGCCAGCCTGGTATTGGCTGGGGTGCTACCGGCCAGTGCGATCATGTCGCACGATGCACACGTGGCTGCAGATCCCCAGACGGATGTGGCAACGCCGGTTAGTGCGCAAGCCGGTCCAGTGTTGATGGATAAGATGTCGAAAGCCGTTGAGCAAATCGAACGGCAGGTGCAGACGAAAGGCCCATTCCAGGGGGCCGGTTCCCACGCGATGCAGCAAGGCGTGCTGCTGGTTGCGGAGGATCCTGACAAGGTAAAGGTGACGCAGGGCATGCGATGCCCGGCGCACGCGCCTGTTCGGAAATATGACGTCACGGCGATGAACATCGAGATCACGGTCAACCGGTTCGGCGATTTTTATCCGGGCTACATGTATGCCCTGACCGAAAATGTCGCCGGAGTGCGTGAAGAAGAGACCAAGAACCGCGCGGCGCGTGAGAGCGAAGATGAAACTTTTTCGGAAGGCGCAGTTTCGAACGGTTTGCAGGGCGATTTAATTCAGCCGCTGGTCATCCGAGCCAACCAGGGCGATTGTCTGCGGATCACTCTTCGGAATCAGATCGAGGGTGAGCCGACGAACATGATCATTAACGGGTCGCAAATGCTGGTCGCCAGCACGGGCAGACCGGCGACGGCCAATAACCCGGATGCGTTGGTGGCCACGGGCAAGACCGGCGAGTTCGAATGGTACGTTCCGACCGACCTTCAAGAGGGCGGACGTGCGTTTCACAGCCATGCATCCAGGGAACAGTATTCTCTGGGATTGCTGGGTTCGCTCGTGATCGAGCAACGCGGGGCTCGTTATCTGAGTCCGTTTACGGGCGAAGAAATGACCAGCGGTTGGGAAGCCATGATCGATCTCGAGAAGGGATCGGACTTCCGGGAGTTCGTGATTTTCTATCATGAGGCCGGTGATGAGACGTTCCGGTTGTTGAACCGCAAGGGAGACATGCTGCCTCAGCGGGATGCGCATACCGATACGTATCGTCCGGCGGCGCGCTTGCTCAACTATCGGAGCGAACCGCACGGCACACGGCTGGAGCTTCAGGCGCATTTAGTCGGCTTTGCCGATGAGTCGCAGGGCTATGGATCGTATTCCTTCGGGGATCCGGCCACAACCATTCCGCGTTCATACTTGGGTGATCCGGCAAAGTATCGCATGGTCGGTGGATCGGAGATCGTGCATTCCCACCATTTACATGGCGGATCGATCCGTTGGGCCAGACAGCCGGGAACCAGCAAGCTGGATCCGACCTTGTCAAAGAATGGTCCGGTGAAGTTCCCAATGATCAATGACACCTCCGATCGTCTGGATGTGCAGTCGATCGGGCCGTCTGAAATTTATGACGAAGTGATCGAGGGCGGATCAGGCGGGTTGCAGGCGTTGGCGGGTGAATTCGTGTTCCACTGCCATATCCCGCAGCACTATGTCACAGGCATGTGGGGATTCTGGCGGGTATACAACACCTTGCAGACGCCGGGGTTCCAGACTGACGTGATGAAGCCGCTGGTCGAGCTGCCGGATCGAAAAGGGAAAATCAAGCCCGCCGTCAGTTCCGATAAGTTGGTCGGCACGACCGTAGATTGGTATGGCGGGAAGAAGTATGAGATCACCAAAGACAAGACCGATTGGAAGTCCAATCCGGTGAAGGTTTCCATCAAGGATTGGGTGGAGTACATGTTGCCGCCGCAAGGCCTTCCCGGCAAGACGGAAGACCAAACCAAGCAGGCCAAGGCACATGATGCGACGGTCATCAACTGGAAGTGGGAAGGGAATCTGGCCCTCAATGAGCCGGAAACTCCCCACCGGTGGGCAGACTATGCGTCACCGACACCGCTGAAACGGCCGCCGGTCACCTTCGATCCGCAAACAGGAAAGCTGGCATTCCCATGGCTACGGCCACATCTTGGGAAGCGGCCGCCGTTTGCCCCCAATCATGGCGGCGCTCCTTGGTTAGAGCCGTTCCATGTGAGGGAGGACGGAACGAAGAGCACCGAGCCGGCCAGGCCCGGAGAGCAGGGTCCGTGGAGTCTCTGTCCTGAAAATTCTCCGCGGAAGTTCTATACCACTCACTCTATTATCCTGCCGATTACCCTCAAGCCGGCCACGCCTAAATCACCGGCGATCGTTGATCCGATCGGCATGATTTATGTGTTGCATGAGGAAGAAGCGGAAGTTCGGAAGAACCCCGCGAAGCAGGTTCCGCTGGTGATCCGTGGAAACGTCTACGATTGCGTGGACGTCATCTTCAAAAATGAAATTCCGGATGATGCGCGGACGGGATGGGCGAATAAGATCAACCTCCACCCGCACTTCTTCCAGTTCGATACGAGTGCCTCCGATGGACCGACCATCGGATTCTCGTACGACATGTCGTTGCGGGCATTCACGATGCTGAAGGATCCGGAGCCGGAAAAGGGGATGCCGTTGCCGGCAAATACCGTGTTGACGGCGGACAGCAAGGCCGGCGCGCGCAGCATCACGGTCGCCGATCCATCGAAGTTTCATCTCAATACAGAGCTTGGCGTGGGGATGGACGATCCGAAGTACTTTGAAGTGGTCAGGATCAAGGCCATCAACGGCAAGACGATCACGTTCGATGCCCCATTGAAGTATGGGCATAAGAAGAACGATATCGCCAGTGTGGAGTTCATTCGTGAGCGCTGGTACGTCGATGCTGATTTAGGCACCGTGTACTGGCATGACCACGTATTCGGCACTGATACATGGGGACATGGGTTATTCTCGGCGTTCATTACCGAGCCACCTCGGTCTACGTATCATGACCCGGTGACCGGCAAGGAAATCCGCAGCGGCCCCGTTGCTGATATCCATACTCTCGAGCCGGTTTCTGCCCATATCCGTGGCAGTTTCCGCGAAGTCATGATGCACATTATGGATAGTAATGCGAGGTCGGCTGAATTGATCTTGACCGACAATCCACAGGCAAAAATGAATGTGGTGACGGTCGATGGGCCGCCTTCGCATCAGTTCCCTGAGAGAATCAATAAATCATCGATGTGGTTCCTGAACGGTGGAGAGGCGACCACGGGCAGCGGCTACAGTATGCGTGTCGAGCCGTTGAGCGTGCGCCTTGCCAACAATCCGGATCCGTCAAAACTGTTCGTGTCCGGAATTCACGGGGACCCGGGCACTCCATTGTTGCGTGCCTACCTCGGCGATCCGATTCTCGTTCGTGCGCTGGTCGGTTCGGCCAATGAGGTGCATACGTGGCACGTGACCGGTCACTGGTTCCCGATGGAGCGGTATGGTACGACCGCTATGCCGCGCAGCACCATCCATCTGGCGATCGGTGAGCGCTATGATCCGGCAATTCCAGCCGCCGGCGGGCCTCAGAAGCAGGCGGGTGACTATCTCTACTACAGTGGACGCGCATCGCACTTTGCAGAAGGCAGTTGGGGGATCTTCCGTGTCTTCGATGAAATGCAAGGTGACCTGAAGCCGTTGCCAGGCCGTGAGCAAATTCAGAAGTCTGCTCCATCGGTTTGTCCGGCGGATGCGCCGGTGAAGACCTTCAACGTGTCCGCGATCGATCAACAGCTCCGGTACCACGATGGGGCACCGGGAGTTATGGAAGTCGATCTCGAGCGTAAGATGGTCTTCGGCAATGAGCAAGGTAAGATGTATGTACTCGACGGCGATCGTGGACGGGTCAAGGCCGGAGAATTGAAGCCGAGCCCGCTGACTCTGCACGTGAATGTCGGCGATTGCATGAAAATCAATCTGAAGAATGAAATGGCGAAAGAGCGAGCCGGGTTCCACGTCGATATGATGGCGTTCAACCCGAAGGACTCGTTCGGTGCCAATGTCGGGAACAACCCCGGTGATCAAACCGTCGGTCCAGGCGAGAGCAAGACGTACACCTATTATGCTCATCCGGAGTATGGTGAACTCGCTGCCCTCATTCAGGACTGGGGGAACGTGGTTGAGAACCCACGGAACGGGTTGTTCGGCTCTATCATCGTCGGTCCAAAGGGTTCACGGTATCGGGATCCGGTGACCGGTGATGACGTGACGATGAAAAGCAGTTGGCGCACCGATGTTCTGGTGGATCGGACGCTTCCGGGAAATGAAAATCGGAAGAACTACCGGGACTTCTCCTTGATGTTCCAGGATGAGGATAATATCGTGGGCGTCAGCTTCATGCCCTACATTCAACAGGTAGCCGGAATCACAGCGGTCAATTACCGGTCTGAACCGACTGCCTGGCGGATCGAAAAGGGGTGTGAGGTAGCCGAGGTCTTCAGTTGCGTCAAAGCGGGTGATACACCTTCAACCCCGTTGTTGCAGGCACACGTCGGAGACCCGGTGGCCATTCACGTGTTAGGTGCATTCAGCGAGCAGGTGCAGTTGTTTACAGTTGATGGCCATGAGTGGCCGCACGAGCCCTACATGCAGGGTGCCGACCAAGTGAGCACCATGGAGTTCGGCGGGTCCGAGGTTATCAACGCCTACCTCACGGGTGGAGCCGGCGGTCCGAACAAGATCGTGGGCGACTATCTGTGGAAAAATCAACGGCCGGCACATGCCAATGCGGGACAGTGGGGTATGTTTAAGGTCCTGCCAGTCGATGATCAACGGATCAAGCCGTTGATGCCGCAGATTCCGCCGGCCAAGACGGCGGAGCAATTGCTCGGTGAAGGGAAAGCTTCACCGACGTCGCTGAATGGACAGTAA
- a CDS encoding carboxypeptidase regulatory-like domain-containing protein, with product MRCFTRGLVSCFLGMLLMTLAVGVGASEQASAYESMAVVDGGAVKGMVHFSGDLPDPFAFKLHRYPDQAYCGALSDGSGDRLLREVIVGSQGGLKDVIVTIHGVNKGKPFDFEETKLEANICQFVPFVSVMRDQHPLTVQNLDSVAHDLQIYERDREHVFIMFHRPALTKAGTQDVIRFTGDRRGVIMQCGMHPYMQGHGLGVDNPYYAVTGGEGTFDIRDLPAGTYRIKAWHPTLGEQEQDFTVTAGGSASVEFTFAAK from the coding sequence ATGAGATGCTTCACTCGTGGCTTGGTGTCCTGCTTTCTTGGCATGTTGCTGATGACGCTCGCGGTCGGCGTCGGTGCATCTGAACAGGCGTCCGCCTATGAATCCATGGCTGTGGTTGATGGAGGGGCGGTCAAAGGGATGGTCCACTTCAGCGGTGATTTGCCTGATCCATTTGCGTTCAAACTTCATCGCTACCCTGACCAAGCCTATTGTGGCGCCCTATCGGATGGATCAGGCGATCGTCTGCTTCGCGAAGTGATCGTGGGCTCACAAGGTGGACTCAAGGATGTGATCGTGACGATCCATGGAGTTAACAAGGGAAAGCCGTTTGATTTTGAGGAAACGAAGCTGGAGGCGAATATCTGTCAATTCGTGCCCTTCGTGTCCGTCATGCGAGATCAGCATCCTCTGACGGTACAAAACCTTGATTCCGTTGCCCATGACTTACAGATCTATGAACGTGACCGTGAGCATGTCTTTATCATGTTTCACCGTCCGGCTCTGACCAAGGCCGGAACTCAGGACGTCATCCGTTTCACCGGGGATCGTCGTGGTGTCATCATGCAATGCGGGATGCATCCTTACATGCAGGGGCATGGGCTCGGGGTCGATAATCCCTACTATGCCGTGACAGGCGGAGAGGGCACGTTTGATATTCGTGATCTCCCGGCCGGGACCTACAGGATCAAAGCCTGGCACCCGACTCTTGGGGAACAAGAGCAGGATTTCACCGTGACCGCCGGGGGTAGTGCTTCGGTTGAATTTACCTTTGCCGCAAAATAA
- a CDS encoding threonylcarbamoyl-AMP synthase — MNGTILSATIPKAIQLAAETIKAGGLVAFPTETVYGLGCDAMNPDAAAKVFEAKQRPQFDPLIVHIADREQLHMVVTSLPTAAQQLIDAFWPGPLSLVLPKQLAVPDLVTAGLTTVAVRMPNHPVAQALIREAGTPIAAPSANPFSYVSPTTAQHVVEGLGKKVDVILDGGPCTVGVESTIVSLVGPQPELLRPGTITLEQLTAVIGPLRRASSEQAMPIAPGQLTRHYATQTPVTILPSAGARPDRGRDERAGLLIFSQASESDTRFAAVEVLSPTGDLREAARNLFAALRRLDALGLARIYAEPCKEEGLGLAIMDRLRRCAAR; from the coding sequence ATGAATGGAACAATCCTTTCAGCCACCATTCCTAAGGCCATACAGCTGGCAGCGGAGACGATCAAGGCGGGCGGGCTCGTCGCGTTTCCAACTGAAACGGTCTATGGACTCGGCTGCGACGCCATGAACCCCGACGCAGCAGCGAAAGTCTTCGAGGCCAAACAACGCCCGCAGTTTGATCCCCTCATCGTGCATATCGCCGATCGAGAACAGTTACACATGGTGGTCACGTCTCTCCCCACGGCCGCTCAACAACTCATAGATGCCTTCTGGCCAGGCCCGTTATCCTTGGTCTTGCCGAAACAGTTGGCTGTCCCGGATCTCGTAACCGCCGGCTTGACCACCGTCGCAGTTAGAATGCCGAACCATCCTGTGGCACAAGCGCTTATTCGAGAGGCAGGTACCCCCATCGCCGCTCCCAGCGCCAATCCGTTTAGCTACGTCAGTCCCACGACAGCGCAGCACGTCGTCGAAGGTTTAGGAAAGAAGGTAGATGTGATTTTAGACGGAGGACCTTGCACAGTCGGTGTGGAATCGACGATCGTCTCCCTGGTCGGTCCGCAGCCCGAACTGTTGCGGCCCGGCACTATTACCCTCGAACAACTCACCGCCGTCATCGGTCCTCTGCGGCGAGCGTCATCCGAACAAGCAATGCCCATTGCGCCCGGGCAACTGACACGTCATTACGCAACACAGACTCCCGTAACAATCTTACCTTCCGCCGGAGCCAGACCAGACCGTGGACGGGATGAACGCGCAGGTTTGCTGATTTTCTCGCAAGCGAGTGAGAGCGACACCCGCTTTGCCGCTGTAGAAGTTCTCTCTCCGACCGGTGATCTCCGTGAAGCTGCGCGCAATCTCTTCGCCGCGCTCCGGCGTCTGGATGCCTTGGGCCTCGCCCGGATCTATGCAGAGCCTTGCAAAGAAGAAGGGCTGGGGCTCGCAATCATGGATCGACTGCGCCGCTGCGCCGCGCGTTGA
- a CDS encoding peptidylprolyl isomerase, producing the protein MTLQFQKKDPRVTITTRFGEIKIRLYPDAAPRHVENLINLVKMGFYNSTTFHRVVPGFIIQGGDPLSKHSDRTLHGTGGPGYFLSPEPNDRPHKRGALSMAKMPRESNSTRDFNDNGSQFFICVGDNSGLDRRYTVFGEVFRGIEVVDKIVEVPRDEQDNPLEPIRIVMTVKE; encoded by the coding sequence ATGACACTGCAGTTTCAAAAAAAGGACCCCCGTGTGACGATCACGACGAGGTTCGGGGAGATCAAGATTCGCCTCTACCCAGACGCGGCCCCTCGCCACGTGGAGAACCTGATCAATCTGGTGAAGATGGGATTCTATAACAGCACGACCTTCCACCGGGTTGTGCCTGGGTTCATCATTCAAGGCGGCGATCCTCTGAGCAAACATTCCGACCGTACGCTCCATGGCACCGGAGGACCGGGCTACTTCCTTTCACCTGAGCCGAACGATCGTCCGCACAAACGCGGAGCTCTGTCCATGGCGAAAATGCCGCGTGAGAGTAACAGCACGCGCGACTTCAATGATAATGGCTCACAGTTCTTCATCTGCGTGGGAGACAATAGTGGTTTGGATCGGCGCTATACGGTATTCGGAGAGGTCTTTCGCGGGATCGAGGTAGTCGATAAAATTGTCGAGGTCCCTCGCGACGAGCAAGACAATCCACTGGAGCCGATCAGGATCGTGATGACCGTGAAAGAATAA